One region of Canis aureus isolate CA01 chromosome 31, VMU_Caureus_v.1.0, whole genome shotgun sequence genomic DNA includes:
- the SPTSSB gene encoding serine palmitoyltransferase small subunit B: protein MDFKRVKDYFSWLYYQYQIISCCAVLEPWEQSMFNTILLTIFAMVVYTAYVFIPIHIRLAWEFFSKICGYHSTISN from the coding sequence ATGGATTTCAAGCGTGTGAAGGACTATTTCTCCTGGCTCTACTATCAATACCAAATCATCAGCTGCTGTGCCGTGTTGGAGCCCTGGGAACAATCCATGTTCAATACCATCTTACTAACTATTTTCGCTATGGTGGTATACACCGCCTATGTTTTTATCCCAATCCACATTCGTCTGGCTTGGGaatttttctccaaaatatgTGGCTATCACAGTACAATTTCTAATTGA